A window from Cryobacterium sp. SO1 encodes these proteins:
- a CDS encoding DUF2510 domain-containing protein, protein MGDQPGYVTPAGWYVDPGGGTRLRWWSGLEWTEHLAPLTEHKPEPTARPDGDPVGARPAAGAGAGAGAGAGAGSAETSADADQPAPALSRRDRRALEEEAAATRALPPPVTRIAPITSYAWDRESDRSEKLPPASVPSMAPEEVTLYRDIPNRWSTASVWTIVFMPWIAGVSVVAALVLAWWGSGWWLQLGALALPFLLTLAAAQRDVKRLRSWRHQAVAHWAWSLLGSLGYLIARTVVLRRNAGLGSAPLWVGVANTVLVCGATVWLVGTVIVNLAGFHAAIEDDLVTALEPTYGIVQVACPAEVESLSFACSMTDAGGVERSVWVELNGADGTYTYAVAE, encoded by the coding sequence GTGGGCGATCAACCAGGCTATGTGACACCGGCCGGCTGGTATGTGGATCCAGGTGGCGGCACGCGTCTGCGCTGGTGGAGCGGACTGGAGTGGACGGAACACCTCGCTCCCCTGACCGAGCACAAACCGGAACCGACCGCCCGGCCGGACGGCGACCCCGTCGGGGCCCGGCCGGCTGCCGGCGCAGGGGCCGGGGCAGGTGCCGGGGCAGGGGCCGGGTCGGCCGAGACGAGCGCCGACGCCGACCAGCCGGCTCCGGCGCTGTCACGCCGGGATCGACGAGCGCTGGAGGAGGAGGCCGCGGCAACCCGGGCGTTGCCGCCGCCGGTGACGCGCATCGCGCCCATCACCAGCTACGCCTGGGACCGCGAGTCCGACCGGTCGGAGAAGCTGCCGCCGGCGAGCGTGCCCTCTATGGCGCCGGAGGAGGTGACGCTGTACCGGGACATTCCGAATCGGTGGAGTACCGCATCCGTGTGGACGATCGTGTTCATGCCCTGGATCGCCGGAGTCTCGGTGGTGGCTGCGCTGGTGTTGGCGTGGTGGGGATCCGGTTGGTGGTTGCAATTGGGCGCGCTTGCCCTGCCTTTTCTGCTCACGCTGGCGGCGGCGCAACGGGATGTGAAGCGCCTTCGGTCGTGGCGGCACCAAGCAGTGGCGCACTGGGCCTGGTCGCTGCTGGGTTCGCTGGGCTACCTGATCGCGCGCACGGTGGTGCTGCGTCGGAACGCCGGGTTGGGCTCAGCGCCGCTCTGGGTCGGGGTGGCGAACACGGTACTGGTGTGCGGCGCCACGGTTTGGCTCGTCGGAACGGTGATAGTCAACCTGGCCGGCTTCCACGCGGCCATTGAGGACGACCTGGTCACGGCGCTCGAGCCGACGTACGGAATCGTGCAAGTGGCCTGCCCGGCTGAGGTGGAGTCGCTGAGTTTCGCGTGCAGCATGACGGATGCCGGCGGAGTGGAGCGCTCGGTCTGGGTGGAGCTGAACGGCGCCGACGGCACCTACACGTATGCGGTGGCCGAGTAG
- a CDS encoding GrpB family protein: MVTVEPYSPEWPHRFRQQAELLERALTLRITAIEHVGSTAIPGLAAKPVIDLAARVAAGVDPFSLEPFIESLGYRLHRSGPKTHAVYTRGDSIGRTEILHVFTATAWSTSHQRVFRDKLHHDATARRRYGELKISLAASGMSGMDYTAAKLHLIQELLNEERASRGLPLVDAWEK, encoded by the coding sequence GTGGTCACCGTCGAACCGTACAGCCCCGAGTGGCCGCATCGTTTCCGACAGCAGGCAGAGCTGCTCGAGCGTGCTCTGACCCTCCGCATCACGGCGATCGAGCACGTCGGGAGCACCGCCATCCCGGGTCTCGCCGCCAAGCCGGTGATCGATCTCGCCGCCCGAGTAGCTGCGGGGGTTGACCCGTTCTCGCTTGAACCGTTCATCGAGAGTCTCGGCTACCGGCTGCACCGATCGGGCCCGAAAACCCATGCCGTCTACACCCGGGGAGACAGCATCGGTCGGACGGAGATTCTGCATGTGTTCACCGCAACTGCTTGGTCGACCAGCCACCAGCGGGTCTTTCGAGACAAGCTCCATCATGATGCGACCGCTCGTCGTCGGTACGGAGAGCTGAAGATCAGTCTGGCGGCATCCGGGATGAGCGGCATGGACTACACCGCCGCCAAGCTCCACCTCATTCAAGAGCTTCTCAACGAGGAGCGAGCCTCGCGCGGCTTGCCGCTGGTCGACGCCTGGGAAAAGTGA
- a CDS encoding acyl-CoA dehydrogenase family protein — protein sequence MTTLASSPVTTVDYASLAARFRPIFARIAAGASVREQDHRLPHEQIAELTAAGFGALRVPVADGGLGASLPQLFRLLTELAAADSNIAQALRGHFAFVEDRLVASGDQRDVWLARFVRGEIVGNSWTEVGSVTVGDVITRVRPAPNGAPGDLVVNGTKYYSTGSIFADWIDTFAQVGDTGKNVIAVVNAHQPGVTHSDDWDGFGQRTTGSGTSTFVDAVVAEADVIDFDTRFKYQTAFYQAVLLAVLAGTVKAAEEEIAAEVKARTRIFSHGNTQSFATDPQILQVVGEVSAQAFAAEAIVEKAAWALQGAYEGAFLGDLAEEERLNDLAELATAQAQVVLVSLATRATSDIFDALAASGVSTTKNLDRHWRNARTAASHNPWVFKARIVGDYAVNGTPPTRIWSIGAAPK from the coding sequence ATGACCACCCTCGCTTCCTCCCCCGTGACCACCGTCGACTACGCCAGCCTGGCCGCGCGATTCCGGCCCATCTTCGCTCGGATCGCCGCCGGCGCATCCGTGCGTGAGCAGGACCATCGGCTGCCCCACGAGCAGATCGCCGAGCTCACTGCCGCCGGCTTCGGCGCCCTGCGGGTGCCCGTCGCCGATGGTGGGCTGGGCGCCAGCCTGCCGCAGTTGTTTCGGCTGCTCACCGAGCTGGCCGCGGCGGACTCGAACATCGCGCAGGCGCTGCGCGGGCATTTCGCCTTCGTCGAAGACCGCCTCGTGGCATCCGGCGACCAGCGCGACGTGTGGCTGGCCCGGTTCGTGCGGGGCGAGATCGTGGGCAACTCGTGGACCGAGGTGGGCAGCGTCACCGTGGGCGACGTCATCACCCGGGTGCGTCCGGCGCCGAACGGCGCGCCCGGGGACCTGGTCGTGAACGGCACCAAGTACTACTCCACGGGCAGCATCTTCGCGGATTGGATCGACACGTTCGCCCAGGTGGGCGATACCGGCAAGAACGTGATCGCCGTCGTCAACGCCCACCAGCCCGGGGTCACGCACAGCGACGACTGGGACGGTTTCGGCCAACGCACCACCGGCAGCGGCACCAGCACCTTCGTGGATGCCGTCGTGGCCGAAGCAGACGTGATCGATTTCGACACCCGGTTCAAGTACCAGACCGCCTTCTACCAGGCGGTGCTGCTGGCGGTGCTGGCCGGCACGGTCAAGGCCGCCGAAGAGGAGATCGCCGCCGAGGTGAAGGCCCGCACCCGCATCTTCTCGCACGGTAACACGCAGTCCTTCGCCACCGACCCGCAGATTCTGCAGGTGGTGGGCGAGGTGTCGGCGCAGGCATTCGCCGCCGAGGCGATCGTGGAGAAGGCGGCCTGGGCGTTGCAGGGGGCGTACGAGGGGGCGTTCCTCGGAGATCTGGCGGAGGAAGAACGGCTCAATGACCTCGCCGAGCTGGCAACGGCCCAGGCTCAGGTGGTGCTGGTGTCGCTGGCAACCCGCGCCACTTCCGACATCTTCGACGCCCTGGCCGCATCCGGGGTCTCCACAACGAAGAACCTCGACCGGCACTGGCGCAACGCCCGAACCGCCGCCAGCCACAACCCGTGGGTGTTCAAGGCGCGCATCGTGGGCGACTACGCCGTGAACGGAACGCCTCCCACCCGGATCTGGTCGATCGGGGCGGCGCCGAAGTAG
- a CDS encoding DUF4386 family protein has product MRATSEDYSGTASAGAAAGNTNRAVLRAGGMAAVLAGLGGITWFTLELLPPVLGFDDTDNPAVSLDYLRQYPQFYALAGVVLFAMAIACVVASFAVSDALAPRTSSLTRRSLSALGIMSAAFLFMHGVLRMSVGPLLYIDDMNSSWGESAYLTIQTVGIHGFAQAGLLTLCVWTVGISIAGARSRALPIWICVLGVVTGLRLGVVIAGPILMAASIDVPEVFWLGSMALIPLSMLWWIGLGVVLLVKSRPHREQRPVDSAP; this is encoded by the coding sequence ATGCGTGCAACCAGCGAAGATTACAGCGGGACCGCGTCGGCGGGGGCCGCGGCCGGGAACACCAATCGGGCAGTCTTGCGCGCCGGTGGAATGGCGGCGGTTCTTGCCGGGCTCGGCGGCATCACCTGGTTCACGCTCGAGCTCCTGCCACCGGTTCTCGGGTTCGATGACACCGACAACCCCGCAGTGAGCCTCGACTATCTGCGCCAGTACCCGCAGTTTTATGCCCTTGCCGGGGTCGTACTTTTCGCTATGGCAATCGCATGCGTTGTGGCGAGTTTCGCCGTCTCAGATGCGCTGGCACCACGCACAAGCAGTCTCACCCGCCGAAGCCTGAGCGCACTCGGAATCATGTCGGCCGCGTTCCTCTTCATGCACGGGGTCTTGCGCATGTCGGTGGGGCCGTTGCTCTATATCGACGATATGAATAGCAGCTGGGGTGAGTCCGCCTACCTCACCATTCAGACGGTGGGAATCCACGGTTTCGCCCAAGCCGGCCTCCTCACGCTCTGTGTCTGGACCGTGGGCATCAGTATCGCTGGGGCACGTTCCCGCGCCCTGCCGATCTGGATTTGCGTTCTGGGAGTCGTCACCGGCCTCCGGCTCGGGGTGGTGATCGCTGGTCCAATCCTGATGGCAGCAAGCATCGACGTGCCCGAGGTTTTCTGGCTTGGCTCGATGGCACTGATCCCGCTATCAATGCTCTGGTGGATTGGACTCGGCGTGGTGCTGCTGGTCAAGTCCCGCCCCCACCGCGAGCAGAGACCTGTCGATTCGGCTCCGTGA
- a CDS encoding iron-siderophore ABC transporter substrate-binding protein, whose translation MPRASTLIAFSAAAVLTLGLAGCTTSPAADTAAAASGDFTPVTIEHAFGETVIEAKPERVATVNWANQEVPLALGVVPVGMAAATWGDDNTDGMLPWVKETLDELGGEAPVLFDETDGIDFEAVADTKPDVILAAYSGLTEEDYDTLSAIAPVVAYPETAWGTSWRDMISQNAAGMGMAAEGDDLIAELETEIAATAAKYPSLEGKTAMFLTHVDEADLSEVSFYTTHDTRTMFFDDLGLLSAPSIIEASDATDLYSLTVSAEQSDAFSDVDIIVTYGGADLVATLEGDPLLSQIPAVANKSIVNLSGDGPMGTAANPTPLSISYILDDYAALLAAAADNAQ comes from the coding sequence ATGCCCCGCGCATCCACTCTCATTGCTTTCTCGGCCGCCGCCGTGCTCACCCTCGGCCTGGCCGGCTGCACCACCTCCCCCGCCGCTGACACCGCCGCGGCCGCATCCGGTGACTTCACGCCGGTCACCATTGAGCACGCCTTCGGCGAGACCGTGATCGAGGCCAAGCCCGAGCGCGTCGCCACCGTCAACTGGGCCAACCAAGAGGTGCCGCTGGCCCTTGGCGTGGTGCCGGTGGGCATGGCCGCCGCCACCTGGGGCGACGACAACACCGACGGCATGCTGCCCTGGGTGAAGGAGACGCTCGACGAGCTCGGCGGCGAGGCCCCGGTGCTGTTCGACGAGACCGACGGCATCGACTTCGAAGCCGTCGCCGACACCAAGCCCGACGTGATCCTCGCCGCCTATTCCGGCCTCACCGAGGAGGACTACGACACCCTCAGCGCCATCGCGCCGGTCGTGGCCTACCCGGAAACAGCCTGGGGCACCTCCTGGCGCGACATGATCTCGCAGAACGCCGCCGGCATGGGCATGGCCGCCGAGGGCGACGACCTCATCGCCGAGCTCGAAACCGAGATCGCCGCCACCGCCGCGAAGTACCCGTCGCTCGAGGGCAAGACCGCGATGTTCCTCACCCACGTGGACGAGGCCGACCTCAGCGAGGTCAGCTTCTACACTACGCACGACACCCGCACCATGTTCTTCGACGACTTGGGGCTGCTGAGCGCACCGAGCATCATCGAAGCCTCCGACGCCACCGACCTGTACTCCCTCACGGTCAGCGCCGAGCAGTCGGATGCGTTCAGCGACGTGGACATCATCGTCACCTACGGCGGCGCCGACCTGGTCGCCACCCTCGAGGGCGACCCGTTGCTCTCGCAGATCCCCGCGGTGGCCAACAAGTCCATCGTGAACCTCTCCGGCGACGGCCCCATGGGCACCGCTGCGAACCCCACCCCGCTGTCGATCTCCTACATCCTCGACGACTACGCCGCCCTGCTCGCCGCGGCGGCCGACAACGCTCAGTGA
- a CDS encoding iron ABC transporter permease, protein MRRPKRLRSLWLLAAFGVLAALMLASVMIGSREVSWAEIVAALGGSVDGFGEAAVATRIPRTLLAVVAGAALGMSGAVMQGVTRNPLADPGVLGVNVGAALAVVSGMAYFGLTSASSMIWVAILGAGVTALFVYTIGSLGRGGSTPLKLALAGAATSAALASFVTAVVLPRNDIAGGVRSWQIGGVGGATMENIWVVVPFLVLGFLVCFLSARSLNSLALGDDLAAGLGERVAVARAAAAIGAVVLCGAITAVAGPIGFVGLVVPHACRLLVGVDHRWLLPFAAVLGAALLTGADVLGRIIARPSEIDVGIITALIGAPFFIYIVRRRKVREL, encoded by the coding sequence GTGCGACGCCCGAAGCGGCTGCGGTCGTTGTGGTTGCTGGCCGCATTCGGCGTGCTGGCCGCTCTGATGCTGGCGTCGGTGATGATCGGCTCCCGCGAGGTGAGCTGGGCCGAGATCGTCGCCGCCCTGGGCGGCTCGGTTGACGGGTTCGGTGAGGCCGCCGTGGCCACCCGCATCCCGCGCACCCTGCTGGCCGTGGTGGCCGGGGCTGCTCTGGGCATGTCGGGCGCCGTGATGCAGGGCGTCACGCGCAACCCGCTGGCCGACCCGGGCGTCCTCGGCGTGAACGTGGGCGCGGCTCTCGCCGTGGTGAGCGGCATGGCCTACTTCGGGCTCACCTCGGCGTCGTCGATGATCTGGGTCGCCATCCTCGGCGCCGGCGTCACCGCCCTATTCGTCTACACGATCGGCTCACTCGGCCGCGGCGGCTCCACCCCGCTCAAACTCGCCCTGGCCGGCGCGGCCACCTCGGCGGCACTGGCCTCGTTCGTCACCGCCGTGGTACTGCCGCGCAATGACATCGCCGGCGGGGTGCGGTCCTGGCAGATCGGCGGCGTGGGCGGCGCCACCATGGAGAACATCTGGGTGGTGGTGCCGTTTCTCGTGCTGGGTTTCCTCGTCTGCTTCCTCTCCGCCCGCTCCCTGAATTCCCTCGCCCTCGGCGACGACCTGGCTGCGGGCCTGGGCGAACGGGTGGCCGTGGCCCGCGCCGCCGCTGCGATCGGCGCCGTCGTGTTGTGCGGCGCGATCACCGCCGTGGCCGGACCGATCGGCTTCGTCGGCCTCGTTGTGCCGCATGCCTGCCGGCTGCTCGTGGGCGTCGACCACCGCTGGCTGCTGCCGTTCGCCGCGGTGCTCGGCGCGGCCCTGCTCACCGGCGCCGACGTGCTCGGCCGCATCATCGCCCGCCCCAGCGAGATCGACGTGGGCATCATCACCGCCCTGATCGGCGCCCCGTTCTTCATCTACATCGTGCGCCGCCGCAAGGTGCGTGAACTGTGA
- a CDS encoding iron chelate uptake ABC transporter family permease subunit, with product MSATIGVRPSSTAAAVARSRARRVSRRRTVITVLALLIVAGYLVSLMVGQTFYSPAEVLGVVLGQDVPGAGFTVGRLRLPRATLAVLAGLCFGLGGVTFQTMLRNPLASPDIIGISSGASAAAAFAIIVLGLGTTAVSVVAIVSGLAVALAVYALAYKGGVAGTRLILIGIGVAAMLDSMTAYVLSQAAEWDLQVAMRWLTGSLNGSTWAQTVPVLVALVLLAPVLLGQGRNLSMSQLGDDTASALGVRVERSRVIMIIAAVGLIAFATAAAGPIAFVAFLAGPIAARIVGPGVSLLVPAALVGALLVLVGDFAGQYALGTRLPVGVITGVLGAPYLIYLIIRTNRAGGSL from the coding sequence GTGAGCGCCACCATTGGTGTGCGGCCGTCTTCGACCGCGGCTGCCGTGGCCCGCAGCCGCGCGCGCCGCGTCAGCCGCCGCCGCACCGTGATCACCGTGCTCGCGCTGCTCATCGTGGCGGGGTATCTCGTGAGCCTCATGGTCGGCCAGACCTTCTACTCCCCCGCCGAGGTGCTCGGCGTGGTGCTCGGCCAGGACGTGCCGGGCGCCGGCTTCACCGTGGGCCGACTGCGGCTGCCGCGGGCGACGTTGGCCGTGCTGGCCGGGCTGTGCTTCGGGCTTGGCGGGGTGACTTTCCAGACCATGCTGCGCAACCCCCTGGCCAGCCCCGACATCATCGGCATCAGCTCCGGCGCCAGCGCCGCCGCCGCATTTGCGATCATCGTGCTGGGCCTGGGCACCACCGCAGTGTCGGTGGTCGCCATCGTCTCCGGCCTGGCGGTGGCGCTGGCCGTTTACGCCCTCGCGTACAAGGGCGGCGTGGCCGGCACGCGGCTGATCCTGATCGGCATCGGCGTGGCCGCGATGCTCGACAGTATGACCGCGTACGTGCTCTCCCAGGCCGCCGAGTGGGACCTGCAGGTGGCCATGCGCTGGCTCACCGGCAGCCTGAACGGCAGCACCTGGGCGCAAACCGTGCCGGTGCTGGTGGCGCTGGTGCTGCTCGCGCCGGTGCTGCTCGGGCAGGGCCGCAACCTGTCGATGAGCCAGCTCGGCGACGACACCGCATCCGCCCTGGGTGTGCGGGTGGAACGCTCCCGGGTGATCATGATCATCGCCGCGGTGGGCCTGATCGCGTTCGCCACCGCGGCGGCCGGGCCGATCGCGTTCGTGGCCTTTTTGGCCGGACCGATCGCGGCGCGCATCGTGGGGCCCGGCGTCTCGCTGCTCGTGCCCGCCGCGCTGGTGGGCGCGCTGCTCGTGCTGGTGGGCGATTTCGCCGGCCAGTACGCGCTCGGCACCCGTCTGCCGGTGGGCGTCATCACCGGCGTGCTCGGCGCGCCGTACCTGATCTACCTCATCATCCGCACCAACCGCGCCGGAGGCTCACTGTGA
- a CDS encoding ABC transporter ATP-binding protein, translating into MTHAHTLAVQNLTLGYGDRTVIDGLDLVLPAGRITAIVGANACGKSTLLRSMSRLLVPRAGQVLLDGKQVHRMPAKELARTLGLLPQSPIAPEGITVADLVGRGRNPHQRMFSRWSATDDEAVAAALDATDTASLADRSVDELSGGQRQRVWIAMALAQQTDLLLLDEPTTFLDVSHQVEVLDLLTDLNRSRGTTIVMVLHDLNLAARYADHLIALADGRVRAVGDPHEVLTEDTVQAVFGLSSRVLLDPTSGRPMMLPIGRHNVRVPV; encoded by the coding sequence GTGACCCACGCCCATACCCTCGCAGTGCAGAACCTCACCCTCGGCTACGGCGACCGCACCGTGATCGACGGCCTCGACCTGGTGCTGCCGGCCGGCCGCATCACCGCGATCGTGGGCGCGAACGCCTGCGGCAAGTCCACCCTGTTGCGCTCGATGTCGCGGCTGCTCGTGCCGCGGGCCGGCCAGGTGCTGCTCGACGGCAAGCAGGTGCACCGGATGCCCGCCAAGGAGCTGGCCCGCACGCTGGGCCTGCTCCCCCAGTCACCGATCGCGCCCGAGGGCATCACGGTGGCCGACCTGGTCGGCCGCGGCCGCAACCCGCACCAGCGGATGTTCTCCCGCTGGAGCGCTACCGACGACGAAGCCGTCGCAGCGGCGCTGGACGCCACCGACACCGCCTCGTTGGCTGACCGGTCGGTGGATGAGCTCTCGGGCGGGCAGCGGCAACGGGTCTGGATCGCGATGGCCCTGGCCCAGCAGACCGACCTGCTGCTGCTCGACGAGCCGACGACGTTCCTCGACGTGAGCCACCAGGTGGAGGTGCTCGACCTGCTCACCGACCTCAACCGCTCCCGCGGCACCACCATCGTGATGGTCCTGCACGACCTCAACCTCGCCGCCCGCTACGCCGACCACCTGATCGCCCTCGCGGATGGCCGGGTGCGCGCCGTCGGCGACCCGCACGAGGTGCTCACCGAGGACACGGTGCAGGCGGTCTTCGGGCTCTCCAGCCGGGTGCTCCTCGATCCCACGTCCGGCCGCCCGATGATGCTCCCGATCGGGCGGCACAACGTGCGGGTGCCGGTCTAA
- a CDS encoding ParB/RepB/Spo0J family partition protein, whose translation MTNTTVNVGTIEHIDPNLIVVEANVRTEAQLGREFVASIKANGVLTPILARRDDQGNIIVRAGQRRTLAAREAGLATIPVYVVSADETTVERIVQQMAENDHREAVTDADRVAAFQQLAFEGLTPAVIAKRLGSKPATVKAGIAVAENAVAASAIVSHSLTLDQAAALIEFEGDDETVSVLIDIATTSPEQFAHAAQRARDDKRVATMKADATADLIARGFEVLDRDRGSYETDYTSISYLTTADGEAVTAEHITESDGRAAYVYAYSSSDAATVRYYLKDPKAAGFRKSSGSGATSGPMTDEQKDERKTLIANNKAWASAEVVRREWLAEFLSRKTLPKDATQAITYGLTVHHGMVGKAIQNGNVLAHTLLGMKRANYWDADKLAALVEKTPTKAQHVSLAIVLAGIEDSTSKETWRYPNAHSARYFVQLAAWGYGLSDVEQIVIDAVAENAATKAAEEGEKTKE comes from the coding sequence ATGACTAACACCACCGTAAATGTCGGCACCATCGAGCACATTGACCCGAACCTGATCGTTGTAGAAGCCAACGTGCGCACCGAAGCTCAGCTGGGCCGCGAGTTCGTGGCCAGCATCAAGGCAAACGGCGTCCTGACGCCGATCCTCGCCCGCCGCGACGACCAGGGCAACATCATCGTGCGAGCCGGTCAGCGCCGCACCCTCGCCGCCCGTGAGGCCGGTTTGGCTACGATTCCGGTTTACGTAGTATCCGCCGACGAAACGACCGTCGAGCGCATCGTGCAGCAGATGGCCGAGAACGATCACCGCGAGGCCGTCACCGACGCCGACCGGGTGGCCGCGTTTCAGCAGTTGGCTTTTGAGGGACTGACCCCCGCCGTGATCGCCAAGCGACTGGGCAGCAAGCCTGCCACAGTCAAGGCCGGAATCGCCGTCGCAGAGAACGCCGTCGCGGCATCCGCCATCGTCAGCCACTCCCTCACTCTCGACCAGGCTGCCGCCTTGATCGAGTTCGAGGGCGACGACGAAACCGTGTCCGTGCTCATCGACATTGCCACCACCAGCCCGGAGCAGTTCGCCCACGCAGCGCAGCGCGCACGCGACGACAAGCGCGTGGCCACGATGAAGGCCGACGCGACCGCCGACCTGATCGCGCGCGGCTTCGAGGTTCTGGACCGCGACCGGGGATCCTACGAAACCGACTACACGAGCATCAGCTACCTGACCACCGCAGACGGCGAGGCAGTCACCGCCGAGCACATCACCGAGAGCGACGGCCGCGCCGCGTACGTGTACGCGTACAGCAGCAGCGACGCCGCCACGGTGCGCTATTACCTGAAAGACCCCAAGGCTGCCGGGTTCCGCAAGTCCAGCGGCAGCGGGGCCACCAGCGGACCGATGACCGACGAGCAGAAGGACGAACGTAAGACCCTGATCGCCAACAACAAGGCGTGGGCCAGCGCCGAGGTCGTGCGCCGCGAATGGCTGGCAGAGTTCCTGAGCCGTAAGACGCTCCCGAAGGATGCCACCCAGGCCATCACCTACGGCCTGACCGTGCACCACGGCATGGTCGGCAAAGCCATCCAGAACGGCAACGTGCTCGCGCACACGCTGCTCGGGATGAAGCGGGCCAACTACTGGGATGCCGACAAGCTCGCTGCACTGGTGGAAAAGACCCCCACCAAGGCGCAGCACGTCAGCCTCGCAATCGTCCTGGCCGGTATCGAGGACAGCACCAGCAAGGAAACGTGGCGCTACCCGAACGCACACAGCGCCCGGTACTTCGTGCAGCTGGCCGCATGGGGCTACGGGCTCAGCGACGTTGAGCAGATCGTGATCGACGCCGTTGCCGAGAACGCCGCGACCAAGGCAGCCGAAGAAGGGGAAAAAACAAAGGAGTAG
- a CDS encoding DUF6431 domain-containing protein — translation MIVVASPVQAEALLDAGQLSCPGCAGTLRPHGYGRIRRVRSLGEAPVTVRPRRARCFSCAATHVLLPAGLVLRRADTAEVIGTALAAQARGEGHRTIAAQLGRPVSTVRRWLRRAREPHADWLHEQGVQHAYRADPDILNRELVWPTTLGDALNLLAGAALACQRRGDCPLPVWTLIGMFTRGRLLPPPLRT, via the coding sequence ATGATCGTGGTCGCCTCGCCGGTGCAGGCCGAGGCCCTGCTCGACGCGGGGCAGCTGAGTTGTCCCGGCTGCGCCGGGACGTTACGCCCGCACGGATATGGCCGCATCCGCAGGGTGCGCAGCCTCGGCGAGGCACCGGTCACGGTGCGACCTCGCCGGGCCCGCTGCTTCTCGTGCGCGGCCACGCACGTGCTGCTGCCCGCCGGACTGGTTCTGCGCCGGGCGGACACGGCCGAGGTGATCGGCACGGCCCTGGCGGCGCAGGCCCGCGGCGAGGGGCACCGTACGATCGCGGCCCAGCTGGGCCGCCCGGTCTCCACGGTGCGCCGCTGGCTGCGGCGGGCACGGGAACCACACGCCGATTGGTTGCATGAACAGGGCGTGCAGCACGCGTACCGCGCCGATCCTGACATCCTGAACCGTGAGCTGGTCTGGCCGACCACGCTCGGGGACGCACTGAACCTCCTGGCCGGCGCAGCGCTGGCCTGTCAGCGGCGTGGGGACTGCCCGTTGCCGGTGTGGACGCTGATTGGCATGTTCACCCGCGGCCGGCTCCTGCCCCCGCCCCTGCGCACCTGA
- a CDS encoding DUF3846 domain-containing protein has product MTTSTIRSVKINPTETITTLDLDSAKGGNDIAAAIDCRMFAVVDLADSIDLFVDDEGLINGSTLNLPATVLAHLLGNPTVIFGTAIAVGTNPEGQTIGLSDSQFARVQKAFAQKPDPGTVDTLIETRPVGRRACIGRYLPA; this is encoded by the coding sequence ATGACCACCAGCACCATCCGCAGCGTCAAGATCAACCCGACCGAAACCATCACCACGCTCGACCTGGACAGCGCGAAGGGTGGCAACGACATAGCGGCAGCCATCGACTGCCGCATGTTCGCCGTCGTCGACCTGGCCGACAGCATCGACCTATTCGTCGACGATGAAGGACTCATCAACGGGTCGACCCTGAACCTGCCCGCAACCGTGCTGGCCCACCTGCTCGGCAACCCGACCGTGATCTTTGGAACCGCCATCGCAGTCGGCACCAACCCCGAAGGCCAAACCATCGGGCTGAGCGATAGCCAGTTCGCGCGGGTCCAGAAGGCTTTCGCCCAGAAGCCCGACCCGGGAACTGTCGACACGCTCATTGAGACGAGACCTGTGGGCCGCCGTGCTTGCATAGGCAGGTATCTGCCTGCATGA